In Halomarina salina, one DNA window encodes the following:
- a CDS encoding NAD-dependent deacylase, translating into MTDDAVDSLASEIRDAEAVVAFTGAGVSTASGIPDFRGEDGLWNRYDVDDFHVRRLRADPAGFWADRLDLAEELYADAGPNAAHEALARLEEAGHVEAVVTQNVDGLHHAAGSESVIELHGNGSRVACLDCGERFDAESVRERVRGGERPPTCDCGGLLKPDVVLFGEQLPEAAMLRAQSLAEGADVFLAVGSSLSVEPAAGLPRAAERRGATLAVVNLDETPLSDRAAYDLRADVTDVLPRLADAVLD; encoded by the coding sequence ATGACCGACGACGCAGTCGACTCGCTCGCCAGCGAGATACGCGACGCCGAGGCCGTCGTCGCGTTCACCGGCGCGGGCGTCTCGACGGCCTCCGGCATCCCCGACTTCCGCGGCGAGGACGGTCTCTGGAACCGCTACGACGTGGACGACTTCCACGTCCGGCGACTCCGGGCGGACCCGGCCGGATTCTGGGCAGACCGCCTCGACCTCGCCGAGGAACTGTACGCCGACGCCGGCCCGAACGCCGCCCACGAGGCGCTCGCCCGACTCGAAGAGGCGGGCCACGTCGAGGCCGTCGTCACGCAGAACGTCGACGGCCTCCACCACGCGGCGGGCAGCGAGTCGGTGATCGAACTACACGGCAACGGGTCGCGCGTCGCCTGTCTCGACTGCGGGGAGCGGTTCGACGCCGAGAGCGTTCGGGAACGAGTCCGCGGGGGTGAGCGACCGCCGACCTGCGACTGCGGCGGCCTGCTGAAACCCGACGTGGTGCTGTTCGGCGAGCAGTTGCCCGAGGCGGCGATGCTCCGGGCGCAGTCGCTCGCCGAGGGCGCGGACGTGTTCCTCGCCGTCGGGTCGTCGCTGTCGGTCGAACCGGCAGCGGGTCTCCCGCGGGCCGCCGAGCGACGCGGCGCGACGCTCGCCGTCGTCAACCTCGACGAGACCCCGCTGTCCGACCGGGCGGCTTACGACCTCCGGGCGGACGTGACCGACGTCCTGCCGCGACTGGCCGACGCCGTGCTCGATTAG
- a CDS encoding cupin domain-containing protein → MDYAIVHTDDVDVVDLSAVEEIPPDHDIRPIDDALGAENAAVKLWYIDPGEEISYHAHSEQEELFYVLEGTFSVKIGKSGDEEFREIGPGTFYRAGPGIGHGHRNVGDEQGVVLAIGAPAVDDPGQDPHSLDE, encoded by the coding sequence ATGGACTACGCAATCGTCCACACCGACGACGTCGACGTGGTCGACCTCTCGGCAGTCGAGGAGATACCGCCGGACCACGACATCCGCCCCATCGACGACGCCCTGGGCGCGGAGAACGCGGCCGTGAAACTCTGGTACATCGACCCCGGCGAGGAGATCAGCTACCACGCCCACAGCGAACAGGAGGAACTGTTCTACGTGCTGGAGGGGACGTTCTCGGTGAAGATCGGCAAGTCGGGCGACGAGGAGTTCCGGGAGATCGGGCCGGGAACGTTCTACCGGGCCGGTCCTGGCATCGGCCACGGCCACCGGAACGTGGGTGACGAACAGGGAGTGGTGCTCGCAATCGGTGCCCCCGCCGTCGACGACCCGGGTCAGGACCCACACTCCCTCGACGAGTAG
- a CDS encoding DUF7563 family protein, whose amino-acid sequence MATCQNCSSFVTEAYVRVFAPDGMETVRVCPNCEDKLRDGAEIREARSSRGN is encoded by the coding sequence ATGGCTACCTGCCAGAACTGTAGTTCCTTCGTCACGGAGGCGTACGTTCGGGTGTTCGCGCCGGACGGGATGGAGACCGTCCGGGTCTGTCCGAACTGTGAAGACAAACTCCGAGACGGTGCAGAGATACGTGAAGCGCGCTCCTCGCGCGGCAACTGA
- a CDS encoding glutaredoxin family protein, with protein MSLTLYRLEGCPYCELVVDRLEELDQEFESVWVEGLHSKRDEVKRVSGQRGVPVLVDDSRGLTMAESERIVEYLDTSYAN; from the coding sequence ATGAGCCTCACGCTGTACCGGCTGGAGGGCTGTCCGTACTGCGAACTCGTCGTCGACCGACTGGAGGAACTCGACCAGGAGTTCGAGAGCGTCTGGGTCGAGGGCCTCCACTCCAAGCGCGACGAGGTGAAACGCGTCTCGGGGCAGCGCGGCGTCCCGGTCCTCGTCGACGACTCGCGGGGGCTGACGATGGCCGAGTCCGAACGCATCGTCGAGTACCTCGACACGTCCTACGCGAACTGA
- a CDS encoding redoxin domain-containing protein, translating into MPPEVGDTAPDFETLLCDGETFRATPFSEVCSATDDEREERPAGAVLVFSAFAFSAIAENWWKQYDRQGWDEFAVPVVGVSRDGPYAQNAFLRYLDSPFRLYADTDAVAGEAYDLLTERHGMDGVTTPMRATFVVGERREVVYRWVADDWISPAPRDEVADAVASLGE; encoded by the coding sequence ATGCCACCCGAGGTGGGCGACACCGCCCCCGACTTCGAGACGCTACTGTGTGACGGCGAGACGTTCCGGGCCACGCCGTTCTCCGAGGTCTGTTCGGCGACCGACGACGAGCGCGAGGAGCGGCCCGCGGGCGCGGTGCTCGTGTTCTCCGCGTTCGCCTTCTCCGCCATCGCGGAGAACTGGTGGAAGCAGTACGACCGGCAGGGGTGGGACGAGTTCGCCGTCCCCGTCGTCGGCGTCAGTCGAGACGGCCCGTACGCTCAGAACGCGTTCCTCCGGTATCTCGACAGTCCGTTCCGACTCTACGCCGACACCGACGCCGTCGCCGGCGAGGCGTACGATCTTCTGACCGAGCGCCACGGGATGGACGGGGTCACGACCCCGATGCGGGCCACCTTCGTCGTCGGCGAGCGTCGAGAAGTCGTGTATCGGTGGGTCGCCGACGACTGGATCTCCCCAGCGCCGCGCGACGAGGTCGCCGATGCCGTCGCGTCGCTGGGGGAGTAG
- a CDS encoding acyl-CoA dehydrogenase family protein, translating into MATQDTATDGVSFAEPEEWRLVRSSLDEFVEREVRPLEDDLGESWSNPRVRHDADGRYVDEALEAIETVRRKSAAAGFYAMNLPQEYGGEDVSNVTWYRAKRHVASHGTGLASHVLAGPEGPKPLLANAEGDQVEEYLKPVVRAEKSTGFAQTEPGAGSDSPNMQTRAERASGHADGDEWVLNGTKQWITNAPYADFLQVFARTTPQEEAGRYGGITCFLVEDDEYDVGTLNNAVGSVGLQAEVHLDDVRVGEDRVLGEVDDAFYEAMGFLSLGRLELGAEAVGHANHLLELGTEYANDREAFGRPIGTFQGISHKLARGRANVDAADALGLRLAWQMDGGEDAIQEASSFKWFATNAYWQVADDVVQVHGGNGLSEENPFMDHLHLARLLRIVEGADEIQLNTVAKQMGVQ; encoded by the coding sequence ATGGCAACACAGGACACGGCCACCGACGGCGTCTCCTTCGCGGAGCCAGAGGAGTGGCGACTCGTCCGCTCGTCGCTCGACGAGTTCGTCGAGCGCGAGGTCCGCCCGCTCGAAGACGACCTCGGCGAGTCGTGGTCGAACCCTCGCGTCCGCCACGACGCCGACGGGCGGTACGTCGACGAGGCGCTGGAGGCCATCGAGACGGTCCGTCGCAAGAGCGCGGCGGCGGGGTTCTACGCGATGAACTTGCCCCAGGAGTACGGCGGCGAGGACGTCTCGAACGTCACCTGGTATCGGGCGAAGCGTCACGTCGCCAGCCACGGGACGGGCCTCGCGTCGCACGTCCTCGCCGGCCCGGAGGGACCGAAACCGCTGCTCGCCAACGCCGAGGGCGACCAGGTCGAGGAGTACCTGAAACCCGTCGTTCGCGCCGAGAAGTCCACCGGGTTCGCCCAGACCGAACCGGGCGCTGGTTCCGACTCGCCGAACATGCAGACCCGGGCGGAACGTGCCAGCGGGCACGCAGACGGCGACGAGTGGGTGCTCAACGGCACGAAGCAGTGGATAACGAACGCTCCCTACGCCGACTTCCTGCAGGTGTTCGCGCGGACGACGCCACAGGAGGAGGCGGGCCGCTACGGCGGCATCACCTGCTTCCTCGTTGAGGACGACGAGTACGACGTCGGCACGCTCAACAACGCCGTCGGCTCTGTTGGCCTTCAGGCAGAAGTCCACCTCGACGACGTGCGAGTCGGCGAGGACCGCGTCCTCGGTGAGGTGGACGACGCGTTCTACGAGGCGATGGGGTTCCTCTCGCTCGGGCGGCTGGAACTCGGGGCGGAGGCCGTCGGTCACGCGAACCACCTGCTCGAACTCGGAACGGAGTACGCCAACGACCGCGAGGCGTTCGGCCGCCCCATCGGGACGTTCCAGGGCATCTCGCACAAACTCGCCCGTGGCCGGGCGAACGTCGACGCGGCCGACGCCCTGGGCCTCCGCCTCGCCTGGCAGATGGACGGCGGGGAGGACGCCATCCAGGAGGCGTCGTCGTTCAAGTGGTTCGCGACGAACGCGTACTGGCAGGTCGCAGACGACGTCGTGCAGGTTCACGGCGGCAACGGCCTCTCGGAGGAGAACCCGTTCATGGACCACCTGCACCTGGCGCGTCTGCTCCGAATCGTCGAAGGGGCCGACGAGATTCAGCTCAACACCGTCGCCAAGCAGATGGGCGTCCAGTAG
- a CDS encoding YunG family protein, whose product MSSRFETFDPDVARDRFRTAWSEETSTRYSAATPARGQCGATALVAQLIHGGSIEQTIVDGEAHFYNRIDGERHDLTDEQFDQPPMYRDVAVTREAAMADTTTDQYATLLRRYRELLD is encoded by the coding sequence ATGTCATCGAGGTTCGAGACGTTCGACCCCGACGTCGCACGGGACCGCTTTCGGACGGCCTGGTCGGAAGAGACCAGCACGCGGTACTCCGCGGCGACGCCAGCTCGAGGGCAGTGCGGTGCGACCGCACTCGTCGCCCAGTTGATTCACGGTGGCTCCATCGAGCAGACCATCGTCGACGGCGAGGCGCACTTCTACAACCGCATCGACGGCGAGCGACACGACCTGACCGACGAGCAGTTCGACCAGCCACCGATGTACAGGGACGTCGCCGTGACCCGAGAGGCTGCGATGGCCGACACCACGACCGACCAGTACGCGACGCTCCTGCGGCGGTATCGGGAGCTGCTGGACTGA
- a CDS encoding long-chain fatty acid--CoA ligase, protein MDVQLTLDDLLARAVDLFPDREIVTKTPSGDLHRYTYADMAGRVAQLAGALDDLGLESGDRVATVAANNYRHLELYFAPACSGRSMHMCNMRLPDDHFQFIVEDAGDRVLFVDPAFLEKVEANADELDSVEQYVVLADEVPDTSLDPVTSYEDLIEGQPTEYDWPDLDEDRECGMCYTSGTTGKPKGVAYSHRGIYLHSMMSGHTDTNGIGEADSVLPVVPMFHANGWGIPYAATFVGAKQVLPGVHTDPGSVAELIDAEDVTMSAAVPTIWLEMAQFLDDNPDVDISNIDRLTVGGSAPPESLIRKYDERYGAPIIQGWGMTETSPLGTMSTLRSELRDADPETRYRYRAKAGMPVPGVQIRIRTEDGETVPHDGEAMGELQIRAPWVADEYHQRPEANRESFTDDGFLRTGDIATMDEQGYVDVVDRTKDVIKSGGEWISSVELENELMAHEAVAEATVIAVDHEKWQERPMACLVLREGHEVTSEDLNDHLGERFPSWWLPDTYEFREAIPRTSTGKFDKMTLRQEYDDVRLGPE, encoded by the coding sequence ATGGACGTTCAGCTGACGCTCGACGACCTGCTCGCTCGCGCCGTCGACCTGTTTCCCGACCGCGAGATCGTCACGAAGACGCCCAGTGGTGACCTGCACCGCTACACGTACGCCGACATGGCGGGGCGCGTCGCGCAGTTGGCGGGCGCGCTCGACGACCTCGGCCTGGAATCGGGCGACCGCGTGGCGACCGTGGCCGCGAACAACTACCGCCACCTCGAACTGTACTTCGCGCCCGCCTGCTCCGGGCGGTCGATGCACATGTGCAACATGCGGCTCCCCGACGACCACTTCCAGTTCATCGTCGAGGACGCGGGCGACCGGGTGCTGTTCGTCGACCCGGCGTTCCTGGAGAAGGTGGAGGCGAACGCGGACGAACTCGACTCGGTCGAGCAGTACGTCGTCCTCGCCGACGAGGTGCCCGACACCAGCCTCGACCCCGTGACGTCCTACGAGGACCTCATCGAGGGACAGCCCACCGAGTACGACTGGCCCGACCTGGACGAGGACCGCGAGTGCGGGATGTGCTACACGTCGGGCACCACCGGCAAACCGAAGGGCGTCGCCTACAGCCACCGGGGCATCTACCTCCACAGCATGATGTCGGGACACACCGACACGAACGGCATCGGCGAGGCCGACTCCGTACTCCCGGTGGTCCCGATGTTCCACGCCAACGGCTGGGGCATCCCGTACGCCGCGACGTTCGTCGGGGCGAAGCAGGTGTTGCCGGGCGTTCACACCGACCCCGGCTCCGTGGCGGAACTCATCGACGCGGAGGACGTCACGATGTCCGCGGCCGTCCCGACCATCTGGCTGGAGATGGCCCAGTTCCTCGACGACAACCCCGACGTGGACATCTCCAACATCGACCGTCTCACCGTCGGCGGGAGCGCTCCACCCGAGTCGCTCATCCGGAAGTACGACGAGCGTTACGGCGCTCCCATCATCCAGGGCTGGGGGATGACCGAGACGTCACCGCTCGGGACGATGAGCACGCTCCGGTCGGAGTTGCGGGACGCCGACCCCGAGACGCGCTACCGCTATCGCGCGAAGGCGGGGATGCCCGTCCCCGGCGTGCAGATTCGCATCCGCACCGAGGACGGAGAGACGGTGCCCCACGACGGCGAGGCGATGGGCGAACTCCAGATTCGTGCGCCGTGGGTCGCCGACGAGTACCACCAGCGCCCCGAGGCGAACCGGGAGTCGTTCACCGACGACGGGTTCCTGCGGACCGGCGACATCGCCACGATGGACGAGCAGGGGTACGTCGACGTCGTCGACCGGACGAAGGACGTCATCAAGTCCGGCGGCGAGTGGATATCGAGCGTCGAACTGGAGAACGAACTGATGGCTCACGAGGCCGTCGCGGAGGCGACGGTCATCGCCGTCGACCACGAGAAGTGGCAGGAGCGCCCGATGGCCTGCCTCGTCCTCCGGGAGGGCCACGAGGTGACGAGCGAGGACCTGAACGACCACCTCGGCGAGCGGTTCCCGTCCTGGTGGCTGCCGGACACCTACGAGTTCCGCGAGGCCATCCCGCGCACCTCGACGGGGAAGTTCGACAAGATGACGCTCCGCCAGGAGTACGACGACGTCCGACTCGGTCCCGAGTGA
- a CDS encoding CaiB/BaiF CoA transferase family protein gives MQLTDVRVLDLTRLLPGPYATQLLADLGADVVKVEDTGAGDYARHMPPMVDGVGAVFDGVNRGKRSVAIDLKTDAGREAFYALVEDADAVVESFRPGVVERLGVDYDTLSDHNDDLVYVSVTGYGQTGPLADRAGHDLNYVGRAGLLDMTREDEEAAPAVPGYQIGDLGGGLFAAFSVVSGLLSREFGDGGSYVDVSMADVVLSFGQAHAAEAFQAAPSGEKDGGEAGTTSSEAGGEHAGPRPGETPLTGAYPWYDVYEAADGYVTLAALEPQFWEAFCEAVDRQDLVEYHGTEDDAERTALREELGVIFAERTRDEWADLGPQTTVEPVQSIAEAVDDDSFRERVVVGGGDGDSGARPRLGFPAVCDRPDTDESSPGHGEHTDAVLEAVGYDTGTLTTLREEGVIR, from the coding sequence ATGCAACTCACCGACGTGCGGGTGCTCGACCTCACGCGCCTGTTGCCTGGACCGTACGCGACCCAGCTGCTCGCGGACCTGGGTGCGGACGTGGTGAAGGTCGAGGACACGGGCGCGGGCGACTACGCCCGTCACATGCCGCCGATGGTCGACGGCGTCGGCGCGGTGTTCGACGGCGTGAACCGGGGGAAGCGGAGCGTCGCCATCGACCTCAAGACCGACGCCGGCCGCGAAGCGTTCTACGCGCTCGTCGAGGACGCGGACGCCGTCGTGGAGTCGTTCCGGCCGGGCGTCGTCGAACGACTCGGCGTCGACTACGACACCCTCTCGGACCACAACGACGACCTCGTCTACGTCTCGGTGACGGGCTACGGCCAGACCGGCCCCCTCGCGGACCGTGCGGGCCACGACCTGAACTACGTCGGCCGCGCCGGCCTGCTCGACATGACCCGCGAGGACGAGGAGGCCGCCCCGGCCGTCCCCGGCTACCAGATCGGCGACCTCGGCGGCGGCCTGTTCGCCGCGTTCTCGGTCGTCTCGGGACTGCTCTCCCGCGAGTTCGGAGACGGCGGGAGCTACGTCGACGTCTCGATGGCCGACGTGGTGCTGTCGTTCGGACAGGCGCACGCGGCGGAGGCGTTCCAGGCGGCGCCGAGCGGCGAGAAGGACGGAGGCGAGGCAGGCACGACGAGCAGCGAGGCGGGCGGAGAGCACGCGGGACCGCGTCCCGGCGAGACACCGCTCACGGGCGCGTACCCGTGGTACGACGTCTACGAGGCGGCCGACGGCTACGTGACGCTGGCGGCGCTGGAACCGCAGTTCTGGGAGGCGTTCTGCGAGGCCGTCGACCGGCAGGACCTCGTGGAGTACCACGGGACGGAAGACGACGCCGAACGCACCGCGCTCCGCGAGGAACTCGGCGTCATCTTCGCCGAGCGCACCCGCGATGAGTGGGCCGACCTCGGCCCGCAGACGACGGTCGAACCGGTCCAGTCCATCGCCGAGGCGGTCGACGACGACAGCTTCCGCGAACGAGTCGTCGTCGGGGGCGGCGACGGTGACTCGGGGGCACGACCGCGACTCGGGTTCCCGGCGGTCTGCGACCGCCCCGACACAGACGAGTCCTCGCCCGGACACGGCGAGCACACCGATGCGGTGCTCGAAGCCGTGGGCTACGACACCGGGACACTCACGACCCTCCGCGAAGAAGGGGTGATTCGATGA
- a CDS encoding LLM class flavin-dependent oxidoreductase yields the protein MSLDRLGVLVSPGLDDPTAFAVRAEELGYDSAWTNELWFESGVVRAQDIAAHTDDIDLGTAILNVFSRSPAVLAMTAATIDRLSDGRFTLGLGTSTQKAVEDLHGMGWDDPNPVRKAHETIELTKEFLSGDGRVEYEGETVSVADFPALGRDVPVYHAALGPANRRVVARLCDGWIPHNVPFPDLDESFDYIADHAEEAGRDPDDITVAPYVPCCVADDAETARQHVREHLAYYVGNGEGYRKAVAQRFPDGADEVADNWRAGDRGDAAAAVTDEMVAALGVAGTPEEAREQLREVAELDAIDRPLVVIPNGAEERAEQTMEELAPDNF from the coding sequence ATGAGCCTCGACCGACTCGGCGTCCTCGTCTCGCCCGGCCTCGACGACCCAACGGCGTTCGCCGTCCGCGCTGAGGAACTCGGCTACGACTCCGCGTGGACGAACGAACTCTGGTTCGAGTCCGGCGTCGTCCGCGCCCAGGACATCGCCGCCCACACCGACGACATCGACCTCGGGACCGCCATCCTCAACGTGTTCTCGCGCTCGCCCGCGGTCCTGGCGATGACCGCCGCGACCATCGACCGCCTCTCGGACGGCCGGTTCACGCTCGGTCTCGGCACCTCGACGCAGAAGGCCGTCGAGGACCTCCACGGGATGGGCTGGGACGACCCGAACCCGGTGCGCAAGGCCCACGAGACCATCGAACTCACGAAGGAGTTCCTGTCGGGCGACGGGCGCGTCGAGTACGAGGGCGAGACGGTGTCGGTCGCCGACTTCCCCGCACTCGGGCGGGACGTGCCCGTCTACCACGCGGCGCTCGGCCCGGCCAACCGCCGGGTCGTCGCCCGTCTCTGTGACGGCTGGATTCCCCACAACGTCCCGTTCCCAGACCTCGACGAGTCGTTCGACTACATCGCCGACCACGCCGAGGAGGCGGGGCGGGACCCCGACGACATCACCGTCGCGCCGTACGTCCCCTGCTGCGTCGCGGACGACGCCGAGACGGCACGCCAGCACGTCCGCGAGCACCTCGCGTACTACGTCGGCAACGGCGAGGGCTACCGGAAGGCGGTCGCCCAGCGGTTCCCCGACGGGGCCGACGAGGTGGCCGACAACTGGCGCGCCGGCGACCGTGGCGACGCCGCGGCGGCCGTCACCGACGAGATGGTCGCGGCGCTCGGCGTCGCCGGGACTCCCGAGGAGGCCCGCGAGCAACTGCGCGAGGTAGCCGAACTCGACGCCATCGACCGACCGCTCGTCGTGATTCCCAACGGTGCCGAAGAGCGCGCCGAGCAGACGATGGAGGAACTGGCCCCCGACAACTTCTGA
- a CDS encoding alpha-hydroxy-acid oxidizing protein: MEPSEPYGQDRQRDIYAMGMLADQPPSLPVRYEDLERAALDAMDDRAANYLAGGAGGERTMSANTDAFEDWSLLPRMLRDVSERELSVELLGDRWDVPFCLAPIGIQTIMHEEGERATATAASDLDVPMCLSSVASYTLEEVAEVLGDTPKWFQLYASSDQAVTESFVERAEDAGFDAIVLTADVPILGWRERDLQGGYLPMLDGEGMANYFSDPVFRERLDVEPEENPDVATQEFLDVFGDPSMDWQFLEDLVGMTDLPVVVKGILHPEDAEEAIDRGAEAIAVSNHGGRQVDNSVGALDALPAVVEATMDRVPVTFDSGIRRGADVLTALALGADAVMVGRPFACGLAVDGRDGVREVCSNLRADVDITLSNLGRTSVRDLDRSALVRAEE, translated from the coding sequence ATGGAGCCATCCGAGCCCTACGGGCAGGACCGACAGCGCGACATCTACGCGATGGGGATGCTGGCCGACCAGCCACCGTCGCTCCCGGTGCGCTACGAGGACCTCGAACGCGCGGCGCTCGACGCGATGGACGACCGGGCGGCGAACTACCTCGCCGGCGGCGCGGGCGGCGAGCGCACGATGAGCGCGAACACCGACGCCTTCGAGGACTGGAGCCTCCTCCCGCGGATGCTGCGCGACGTGAGCGAGCGGGAACTGAGCGTCGAACTGCTGGGCGACCGCTGGGACGTTCCGTTCTGTCTCGCCCCCATCGGCATCCAGACCATCATGCACGAGGAGGGCGAGCGAGCGACGGCGACGGCCGCCAGCGACCTCGACGTCCCGATGTGTCTCAGTTCGGTCGCCTCCTACACGCTGGAGGAGGTGGCCGAGGTGCTCGGTGACACGCCGAAGTGGTTCCAGCTGTACGCCTCCAGCGACCAGGCGGTCACCGAGAGCTTCGTCGAACGCGCCGAGGACGCCGGGTTCGACGCCATCGTCCTCACCGCGGACGTCCCCATCCTCGGCTGGCGAGAGCGCGACCTGCAGGGCGGCTACCTGCCGATGCTCGACGGCGAGGGGATGGCGAACTACTTCTCTGACCCCGTCTTCCGCGAGCGCCTCGACGTCGAACCCGAGGAGAACCCCGACGTGGCGACCCAGGAGTTCCTCGACGTGTTCGGCGACCCGTCGATGGACTGGCAGTTCCTCGAGGACCTCGTCGGGATGACGGACCTCCCGGTGGTCGTGAAGGGTATCCTCCACCCGGAGGACGCCGAGGAGGCCATCGACCGCGGAGCCGAGGCCATCGCGGTCTCGAACCACGGCGGGCGGCAGGTCGACAACTCCGTCGGCGCGCTCGACGCGCTCCCGGCCGTCGTCGAGGCGACGATGGACCGCGTGCCGGTCACCTTCGACTCCGGGATTCGACGCGGGGCGGACGTGCTCACGGCGCTGGCACTCGGGGCCGACGCCGTGATGGTCGGCCGGCCGTTCGCCTGCGGACTCGCGGTCGACGGCCGTGATGGCGTCCGCGAGGTGTGTTCGAACCTCCGGGCGGACGTCGACATCACGCTCTCGAACCTCGGGCGGACGAGCGTCCGCGACCTCGACCGCTCGGCGCTGGTGCGGGCCGAGGAGTAA
- a CDS encoding SDR family NAD(P)-dependent oxidoreductase has product MDFGLSDKTALVTGGGGRIGSEDCEVLGEEGATVVALDVDLDAAQNAIETVEEAGGEGLAVECDLTDREDVGATVEAIREETGGVDVLVNNAGMVDARARMQDYDDDIWDRDVAINLTGTYNVTREIFPAMCDRGWGRVINMSSMAGWQGGFGQASYAATKAALIGFGKTLALEGAQSGVTANIIAPNIVVDEFADMSIEELEQFDEHFARIAKATPMRKLGRERDVANTVAYLASEQANYVTGQVVGVTGGIDLFSF; this is encoded by the coding sequence ATGGACTTCGGACTGAGCGACAAGACGGCGCTCGTCACCGGCGGCGGGGGCCGCATCGGGAGCGAGGACTGCGAGGTGCTGGGCGAGGAGGGAGCGACGGTCGTCGCCCTCGACGTGGACCTGGACGCGGCGCAGAACGCCATCGAGACCGTCGAGGAGGCGGGCGGCGAGGGCCTCGCCGTCGAGTGCGACCTGACGGACCGCGAGGACGTGGGGGCGACCGTCGAGGCCATCCGCGAGGAGACCGGCGGCGTCGACGTCCTCGTCAACAACGCGGGGATGGTCGACGCCCGCGCCCGGATGCAGGACTACGACGACGACATCTGGGACCGCGACGTCGCCATCAACCTCACCGGGACGTACAACGTCACGCGCGAGATATTCCCGGCGATGTGCGACCGTGGCTGGGGTCGCGTCATCAACATGTCCTCGATGGCCGGCTGGCAGGGCGGGTTCGGGCAGGCCTCTTACGCCGCGACGAAAGCCGCACTCATCGGGTTCGGCAAGACGCTCGCGCTGGAGGGCGCACAGAGCGGCGTCACCGCCAACATCATCGCGCCGAACATCGTCGTCGACGAGTTCGCCGACATGAGCATCGAGGAGCTGGAGCAGTTCGACGAGCACTTCGCGCGCATCGCGAAGGCGACGCCGATGCGGAAACTCGGCCGCGAGCGCGACGTGGCGAACACGGTGGCGTACCTCGCCAGCGAGCAGGCGAACTACGTCACCGGGCAGGTCGTCGGCGTCACGGGCGGTATCGACCTGTTCAGTTTCTGA
- a CDS encoding DUF1684 domain-containing protein: MSDADADWRDRLDHDRAQKDEYFADHPQSPLPRTERDSFDGLSYYAPDERYRFVLPLHEFDERETVSVGTTTEGEREYLRWGAFRFDLDGEERSLTAYRADPNEDRLWVPFTDETNGETTYGGGRYLDLDADDRRGDGTWLLDFNAAYNPFCVYSDAYECALVPFENRLDVRIEAGERVDY, translated from the coding sequence ATGAGCGACGCCGACGCGGACTGGCGCGACCGACTGGACCACGACCGCGCGCAGAAGGACGAGTACTTCGCCGACCACCCGCAGTCGCCGCTCCCGCGGACCGAGCGCGACTCGTTCGATGGACTGTCGTACTACGCTCCCGACGAGCGCTACCGGTTCGTCCTCCCGCTCCACGAGTTCGACGAGCGCGAGACGGTCAGCGTCGGGACGACCACCGAGGGTGAACGGGAGTACCTGCGCTGGGGAGCGTTCCGGTTCGACCTCGACGGCGAGGAACGCAGCCTGACCGCCTACAGAGCCGACCCGAACGAGGACCGTCTCTGGGTACCGTTCACCGACGAGACGAACGGCGAGACGACCTACGGTGGTGGGCGCTACCTCGACCTCGACGCCGACGACCGCCGCGGGGACGGAACGTGGCTGCTCGACTTCAACGCCGCCTACAACCCGTTCTGCGTCTACTCCGACGCCTACGAGTGCGCGCTCGTCCCCTTCGAGAACCGCCTCGACGTTCGCATCGAGGCGGGCGAGCGCGTCGACTACTGA